One part of the Sphingobacterium sp. LZ7M1 genome encodes these proteins:
- a CDS encoding cold-shock protein, with translation MQEGKVKFFNVTKGFGFITPNEGGKDVFVHSTGLVHEIRENDNVTFDTESGPKGINAINVRVVR, from the coding sequence AAAATTCTTTAACGTAACTAAAGGATTCGGTTTTATCACTCCAAACGAAGGAGGAAAAGATGTATTCGTACATTCAACAGGTTTAGTACACGAAATCAGAGAAAATGACAATGTTACGTTTGATACTGAAAGTGGTCCTAAAGGAATTAATGCAATCAATGTACGTGTAGTTAGATAA
- a CDS encoding cold-shock protein — protein MSRNQLTFKKKELAKRKQQKLQEKQERREQNKSQNNKGKSLEEMYAYVDEFGNIVDTPPTETYKFKPEDLERPKDPEDEFLLGRVSYYNETGHYGFIRDNETRETVYFNDTLAGKILSLHQNVRYKYTRTRQGNQISEVELV, from the coding sequence ATGTCAAGAAACCAACTCACATTCAAGAAAAAAGAACTAGCAAAAAGAAAACAGCAAAAACTTCAAGAAAAGCAAGAGCGTAGAGAACAGAACAAGTCTCAGAACAACAAAGGCAAGTCATTGGAAGAAATGTATGCATATGTTGATGAATTTGGAAACATCGTCGATACACCTCCAACAGAAACCTATAAGTTTAAACCTGAAGACTTAGAGAGACCGAAGGATCCTGAGGATGAATTCCTATTGGGACGTGTTTCTTATTACAATGAAACAGGTCACTATGGATTTATCCGCGATAACGAGACTAGAGAAACTGTTTATTTTAACGATACCCTTGCAGGCAAGATTCTTTCTTTGCATCAAAATGTGAGGTATAAGTACACCAGAACCAGACAGGGAAACCAAATTTCAGAAGTGGAATTGGTATAG